Proteins co-encoded in one Papaver somniferum cultivar HN1 chromosome 5, ASM357369v1, whole genome shotgun sequence genomic window:
- the LOC113283350 gene encoding shaggy-related protein kinase kappa-like yields the protein MGSTGLSHGGIGSSRTTTSFKSSSSSVDWLGREMLDMNIRDKTLEEDDDKDSEPEVIDSVGAEAGHVIATTVGGRNGQSRQNISYIAEHVVGTGSFGVVFQAKCRETGEIVAIKKVLQDKRYKNRELQIMQMLDHPNIVALKHNFFSTTDKEELYLNLVLEFVPETVYRVAKHYTRMNQRMPLIYVKLYTYQICRSLAYIHNCIGICHRDIKPQNLLVNPHTHQLKICDFGSAKVLVKGEPNISYICSRYYRAPELIFGATEYTTAIDLWSTGCVMAELLLGQPLFPGESGVDQLVEIIKVLGTPTREEIKCMNPSYIEFKFPQIKAHPWHKVFQKRLPPEAVDLVSRFLQYSPNLRCTALEACVHPFFDELRDPSTRLPNGRPLPALFNFKPQELSGISPHILGRLIPEHARKQNLFMALNS from the exons ATGGGATCCACGGGTTTGAGTCATGGGGGTATAGGCAGTTCCAGGACAACTACCAGCTTCAAGAGCTCCTCGAGTTCTGTTGACTGGCTTGGAAGAGAGATGCTTGATATGAATATAAGGGATAAGACATTGGAAGAGGATGATGATAAA GATAGTGAACCAGAAGTAATCGATAGTGTTGGTGCCGAAGCAGGGCATGTAATAGCAACTACAGTTGGTGGTCGAAATGGCCAATCGAGGCAG AATATTAGTTACATAGCAGAGCATGTGGTTGGAACAGGTTCATTTGGAGTTGTCTTCCAG GCCAAATGTAGAGAGACTGGAGAAATAGTTGCAATCAAGAAGGTTCTTCAAGATAAGCGTTATAAGAATCGGGAGCTGCAAATTATGCAAATGTTGGATCACCCAAACATCGTAGCTCTAAAGCATAATTTCTTTTCGACCACAGACAAGGAAGAGCTATACCTAAATCTAGTACTTGAGTTCGTCCCAGAGACTGTTTATCGTGTTGCGAAGCACTACACTCGGATGAACCAGCGCATGCCCCTAATATACGTGAAACTCTATACTTATCAG ATCTGCAGATCGCTTGCTTACATTCATAACTGTATTGGTATTTGTCACCGTGATATTAAGCCACAGAATCTATTG GTGAATCCCCATACACATCAGCTGAAAATTTGTGATTTTGGAAGTGCAAAAGTATTG gttaaaggagaacctaaTATTTCCTACATTTGCTCAAGATATTACCGTGCCCCTGAGCTAATCTTTGGTGCAACTGAATACACAACGGCTATTGATTTGTGGTCCACAGGTTGTGTAATGGCTGAGTTACTCCTTGGTCAG CCCTTGTTTCCTGGCGAAAGCGGAGTTGATCAACTAGTCGAGATCATCAAG GTTCTGGGGACACCAACCAGGGAAGAGATCAAGTGCATGAATCCGAGTTATATAGAGTTTAAGTTCCCACAGATAAAGGCACACCCATGGCATAAG GTTTTCCAAAAACGTTTGCCCCCAGAAGCAGTGGACTTAGTCTCGAGATTTCTGCAGTACTCCCCTAATTTGAGATGCACTGCT TTGGAAGCTTGTGTTCACCCTTTCTTTGATGAATTGAGAGATCCCAGCACCCGTCTTCCAAATGGTCGCCCTCTTCCTGCACTCTTCAATTTCAAACCTCAAG AACTCTCGGGTATATCACCTCACATCCTCGGTCGACTAATTCCCGAGCATGCTAGAAAGCAGAACTTGTTCATGGCGTTAAACAGTTAG
- the LOC113283349 gene encoding O-fucosyltransferase 36-like isoform X2, translating into MNKRSTFEIGDLQNKIFHSASSFRFNKSSSSNLRFGGGGGDLSNRMREAELRALYLLREQQLGLLHLWNHTTLIHNNGNDNNTDRNELEEFTSEILKQIRVNKEIQQALLSSHRVGSNVSEEVFDGNVQGAGSGVGRCRKVDYASERRTIEWKPKPKPNKYLFAICVSGQMSNHLICLEKHMFFAALLDRVLVIPSSKVDYLYSRVLDIEHINKCFGRKVVISFEEFAETKKNHLHIDRFICYVSLPQPCYVDDERVKKLKGLGLSMGKLETAWVDEDIKKPSKKVVGDITAKFSSNDDVLAIGDVFYADVEEKWVMQPGGPLAHSCKTLIEPSKLIMLTAQRFIQTFLGKNFIALHFRRHGFLKFCNAKTPSCFFPIPQAADCITRVAERAGAPVIYLSTDAAASETDLLQSLIVVNGKTVPLVKRPDRNIAEKWDALLYRHGIEGDSQVEAMLDKAICAMASAFIGASGSTFTEDILRLRKDWGSASVCDEYLCHGELPNFIADNE; encoded by the exons ATGAACAAAAGATCCACCTTCGAAATTGGGGATCTTCAGAACAAGATTTTTCATTCCGCCAGTAGTTTTCGATTCAATAAGAG TAGCAGTAGTAATTTGagatttggtggtggtggtggtgatttgtcGAATCGAATGAGAGAAGCTGAATTACGAGCTTTGTATTTGTTAAGAGAACAACAATTAGGGCTTTTACATTTGTGGAATCACACGACATTGATTCATAATAATGGTAATGATAATAACACGGATAGAAATGAGCTTGAAGAATTTACATCTGAGATTTTAAAGCAAATTAGAGTAAACAAAGAGATTCAACAAGCATTGTTGTCGTCGCATCGAGTAGGTAGTAATGTGTCGGAGGAGGTTTTTGATGGGAATGTGCAAGGGGCCGGGTCGGGTGTTGGTAGGTGTAGGAAAGTGGATTATGCGTCTGAGAGACGGACGATTGAGTGGAAACCGAAACCGAAACCGAATAAGTATTTGTTTGCGATATGTGTGTCGGGACAAATGTCGAATCATTTGATTTGTTTAGAGAAACATATGTTTTTCGCTGCTTTATTAGACAGGGTACTGGTGATTCCCAGTTCCAAAGTGGATTATCTGTATAGCCGGGTGTTGGATATTGAGCATATTAATAAGTGTTTTGGGAGAAAAGTGGTGATTTCGTTTGAAGAGTTTGCGGAAACAAAGAAGAATCATTTGCATATAGATAGGTTTATTTGTTACGTTTCGTTGCCTCAGCCTTGTTATGTGGATGATGAGCGTGTTAAGAAGTTGAAAGGATTGGGGTTGTCCATGGGGAAGCTTGAAACTGCTTGGGTTGATGAGGATATTAAGAAACCGAGTAAAAAGGTTGTTGGAGATATTACAGCGAAGTTCTCTTCTAATGATGATGTGCTCGCAATAGGAGATGTGTTTTATGCTGATGTGGAAGAAAAGTGGGTAATGCAGCCTGGCGGTCCGCTTGCTCACAgttgcaagacattgattgaaCCTAGTAAGCTTATTATGCTTACAGCTCAGCGTTTTATCCAGACTTTCTTGGGAAAGAACTTCATTGCTCTTCATTTCCGTCGACATGGATTCCTAAAGTTCTGCAATGCTAAAACTCCGAGTTGCTTCTTCCCCATTCCTCAAGCAGCGGATTGTATTACACGAGTGGCCGAGAGAGCTGGTGCACCAGTCATTTATCTTTCAACAGATGCAGCAGCAAGTGAAACTGATCTTCTTCAGTCACTAATTGTGGTGAATGGGAAGACTGTTCCCCTTGTTAAGCGACCAGATCGGAATATTGCTGAGAAATGGGATGCTTTACTGTACAGACATGGCATAGAAGGAGATAGTCAGGTTGAAGCAATGCTGGATAAGGCAATTTGTGCCATGGCTTCTGCCTTCATTGGGGCATCAGGGTCAACATTCACCGAGGACATATTAAGGCTTCGGAAAGACTGGGGGTCTGCATCAGTTTGTGATGAATATCTTTGCCACGGCGAGCTACCAAACTTCATAGCAGACaatgagtga
- the LOC113283349 gene encoding O-fucosyltransferase 36-like isoform X1, whose product MNKRSTFEIGDLQNKIFHSASSFRFNKRYLLAICLLPVVLILYFSINVGNLFRNVSSSSNLRFGGGGGDLSNRMREAELRALYLLREQQLGLLHLWNHTTLIHNNGNDNNTDRNELEEFTSEILKQIRVNKEIQQALLSSHRVGSNVSEEVFDGNVQGAGSGVGRCRKVDYASERRTIEWKPKPKPNKYLFAICVSGQMSNHLICLEKHMFFAALLDRVLVIPSSKVDYLYSRVLDIEHINKCFGRKVVISFEEFAETKKNHLHIDRFICYVSLPQPCYVDDERVKKLKGLGLSMGKLETAWVDEDIKKPSKKVVGDITAKFSSNDDVLAIGDVFYADVEEKWVMQPGGPLAHSCKTLIEPSKLIMLTAQRFIQTFLGKNFIALHFRRHGFLKFCNAKTPSCFFPIPQAADCITRVAERAGAPVIYLSTDAAASETDLLQSLIVVNGKTVPLVKRPDRNIAEKWDALLYRHGIEGDSQVEAMLDKAICAMASAFIGASGSTFTEDILRLRKDWGSASVCDEYLCHGELPNFIADNE is encoded by the coding sequence ATGAACAAAAGATCCACCTTCGAAATTGGGGATCTTCAGAACAAGATTTTTCATTCCGCCAGTAGTTTTCGATTCAATAAGAGGTATTTGTTAGCGATCTGTCTTCTTCCTGTTGTTTTAATTCTTTATTTTTCGATTAATGTTGGAAATTTGTTTCGTAATGTTAGTAGCAGTAGTAATTTGagatttggtggtggtggtggtgatttgtcGAATCGAATGAGAGAAGCTGAATTACGAGCTTTGTATTTGTTAAGAGAACAACAATTAGGGCTTTTACATTTGTGGAATCACACGACATTGATTCATAATAATGGTAATGATAATAACACGGATAGAAATGAGCTTGAAGAATTTACATCTGAGATTTTAAAGCAAATTAGAGTAAACAAAGAGATTCAACAAGCATTGTTGTCGTCGCATCGAGTAGGTAGTAATGTGTCGGAGGAGGTTTTTGATGGGAATGTGCAAGGGGCCGGGTCGGGTGTTGGTAGGTGTAGGAAAGTGGATTATGCGTCTGAGAGACGGACGATTGAGTGGAAACCGAAACCGAAACCGAATAAGTATTTGTTTGCGATATGTGTGTCGGGACAAATGTCGAATCATTTGATTTGTTTAGAGAAACATATGTTTTTCGCTGCTTTATTAGACAGGGTACTGGTGATTCCCAGTTCCAAAGTGGATTATCTGTATAGCCGGGTGTTGGATATTGAGCATATTAATAAGTGTTTTGGGAGAAAAGTGGTGATTTCGTTTGAAGAGTTTGCGGAAACAAAGAAGAATCATTTGCATATAGATAGGTTTATTTGTTACGTTTCGTTGCCTCAGCCTTGTTATGTGGATGATGAGCGTGTTAAGAAGTTGAAAGGATTGGGGTTGTCCATGGGGAAGCTTGAAACTGCTTGGGTTGATGAGGATATTAAGAAACCGAGTAAAAAGGTTGTTGGAGATATTACAGCGAAGTTCTCTTCTAATGATGATGTGCTCGCAATAGGAGATGTGTTTTATGCTGATGTGGAAGAAAAGTGGGTAATGCAGCCTGGCGGTCCGCTTGCTCACAgttgcaagacattgattgaaCCTAGTAAGCTTATTATGCTTACAGCTCAGCGTTTTATCCAGACTTTCTTGGGAAAGAACTTCATTGCTCTTCATTTCCGTCGACATGGATTCCTAAAGTTCTGCAATGCTAAAACTCCGAGTTGCTTCTTCCCCATTCCTCAAGCAGCGGATTGTATTACACGAGTGGCCGAGAGAGCTGGTGCACCAGTCATTTATCTTTCAACAGATGCAGCAGCAAGTGAAACTGATCTTCTTCAGTCACTAATTGTGGTGAATGGGAAGACTGTTCCCCTTGTTAAGCGACCAGATCGGAATATTGCTGAGAAATGGGATGCTTTACTGTACAGACATGGCATAGAAGGAGATAGTCAGGTTGAAGCAATGCTGGATAAGGCAATTTGTGCCATGGCTTCTGCCTTCATTGGGGCATCAGGGTCAACATTCACCGAGGACATATTAAGGCTTCGGAAAGACTGGGGGTCTGCATCAGTTTGTGATGAATATCTTTGCCACGGCGAGCTACCAAACTTCATAGCAGACaatgagtga
- the LOC113279931 gene encoding shaggy-related protein kinase delta-like, with amino-acid sequence MGSTGLSHGGIGSSRTTTSFKSSSSSVDWLEREMLDMNIRDKTLEEDDDKDSEPEVIDSVGAEAGHVIATTVGGRNGQSRQNISYIAEHVVGTGSFGVVFQAKCRETGEIVAIKKVLQDKRYKNRELQILQMLDHPNIVALKRNFFSTTNKEELYLNLVLEFVPETVYRVAKHHTRMNQRMPLIYVKLYTYQICRSLAYIHNCIGICHRDIKPQNLLVNPHTHQLKICDFGSAKVLVKGEPNISYICSRYYRAPELIFGATEYTTAIDLWSTGCVMAELLLGQIILLTTYKCVPCFLPFPSNILSPILTFENFIWLSALVSRRKRS; translated from the exons ATGGGATCCACGGGTTTGAGTCATGGGGGGATAGGCAGTTCCAGGACAACTACCAGCTTCAAGAGCTCCTCGAGTTCTGTTGACTGGCTTGAAAGAGAGATGCTTGATATGAATATAAGGGATAAGACGTTGGAAGAGGATGATGATAAA GATAGTGAACCAGAAGTAATCGATAGTGTTGGTGCCGAAGCAGGGCATGTAATAGCAACTACAGTTGGCGGTCGAAACGGCCAATCGAGGCAG AATATTAGTTACATAGCAGAGCATGTGGTTGGAACAGGTTCATTTGGAGTTGTCTTCCAG GCCAAATGTAGAGAGACTGGAGAAATAGTTGCAATCAAGAAGGTTCTTCAAGACAAGCGTTATAAGAATCGGGAGCTGCAAATTTTGCAAATGTTGGATCACCCAAACATTGTAGCTCTAAAGCGTAATTTCTTTTCGACCACAAACAAGGAAGAGCTATACCTAAATCTAGTACTTGAGTTCGTCCCAGAGACTGTTTATCGTGTTGCAAAGCACCACACTCGGATGAACCAGCGCATGCCCCTAATATACGTGAAACTCTATACTTATCA AATCTGCAGATCACTTGCTTACATTCATAACTGTATTGGCATATGTCACCGTGATATTAAGCCACAGAATCTATTG gtgAACCCACATACACATCAGCTGAAAATTTGTGATTTTGGAAGTGCAAAAGTATTG gttaaaggagaacctaaTATTTCCTACATTTGCTCAAGATATTACCGCGCTCCTGAGCTAATATTTGGTGCAACTGAATACACTACGGCTATTGATTTGTGGTCCACAGGTTGTGTAATGGCTGAATTACTCCTTGGTCAGATAATTTTACTTACAACTTACAAGTGTGTTCCTTGTTTTCTGCCTTTCCCTTCAAACATTTTATCACCTATTTTGACTTTTGAGAATTTCATCTGGCTTTCAGCCCTTGTTTCCCGGAGAAAGCGGAGTTGA
- the LOC113283351 gene encoding homeotic protein proboscipedia-like encodes MAVEEVEDTGMCKVKFLCSHGGKILPRPADGKLKYIGGETRLVVVPRNINFAELMTKLAGIFGGDTVLKYQLIPEDLDALVSVTNDDDLRYMLDEYDRHSRASESNEIPKLRAFLFPSDPTVIKSQIFPTNESYAIEQRYIDAINGVVHSSSTNRVRPCFSISSSCGSSPRSTGPDVFPSETISHDIFVSTGLRRDMHRVHSSPSDLCNLSRQHTDQQQQQHQHQHPHPPPPHPNPQHHRHFIEPPKGRSHHHQHYSSEQQPFHSHRHHYQQHPPPDLEEQHPHSNHHQHQHRHSIEQQCHQPHMTSRFHGQCNGGMSGQFLSSMSTGRSEISRPQIGHSKTRYYSPGRVQNAGCIGCGHVKECRICRNGRGF; translated from the exons ATGGCTGTTGAAGAAGTGGAGGATACAGGAATGTGTAAGGTGAAGTTTTTGTGTAGTCATGGTGGTAAAATATTACCAAGGCCTGCTGATGGTAAGCTCAAATACATTGGAGGCGAAACTCGCCTGGTTGTGGTTCCTCGTAATATCAACTTTGCAG AATTGATGACCAAACTTGCTGGCATATTTGGTGGTGATACAGTTCTGAAGTACCAATTGATCCCAGAAGATTTAGATGCCCTAGTTTCAGTTACAAATGATGATGATCTGCGCTATATGCTAGATGAATATGACCGACACTCTAGAGCATCTGAAAGCAACGAAATCCCAAAACTGCGAGCGTTTCTCTTCCCATCAGATCCAACTGTAATCAAAAGTCAGATATTTCCCACCAATGAAAGTTATGCAATTGAGCAGCGATACATTGATGCCATCAACGGAGTTGTACATTCCTCCTCAACTAATAGGGTTCGTCCATGTTTCAGCATCAGCTCATCATGTGGATCATCTCCAAGGTCAACTGGGCCAGATGTTTTTCCCTCTGAAACTATCAGCCATGACATTTTTGTATCCACCGGACTGCGTCGAGACATGCATAGAGTACACAGTTCCCCCAGTGATTTATGCAACCTTAGCCGCCAACATACagatcaacagcaacagcagcatcaGCATCAAcatcctcatcctcctcctcctcatcccaATCCCCAGCACCACCGACACTTCATTGAACCACCAAAAGGTCGCTCGCATCACCATCAACATTATTCTAGTGAACAACAGCCTTTTCATTCTCACAGGCATCACTATCAGCAACACCCCCCTCCTGATCTTGAAGAACAACATCCTCACTCTAAtcaccaccaacaccaacaccGTCACTCGATTGAACAACAGTGTCATCAACCACACATGACATCAAGATTTCACGGTCAGTGCAATGGTGGGATGAGTGGACAGTTTCTATCAAGTATGTCAACAGGGAGAAGCGAGATTAGTAGGCCGCAAATTGGTCATTCTAAGACTAGGTATTATTCCCCAGGTAGGGTCCAGAATGCTGGGTGTATTGGCTGTGGCCATGTTAAAGAATGTAGAATTTGTAGAAATGGAAGGGGGTTTTAG